From the Helicobacter pylori genome, one window contains:
- the dxr gene encoding 1-deoxy-D-xylulose-5-phosphate reductoisomerase yields MVVLGSTGSIGKNALKIAKKFGVEIEALSCGKNIALINEQIQIFKPKKVAILDPSDLNNLEPLGAEVFVGLDGIDAMIEECVSNLVLNAIVGVAGLKASFKSLQRNKKLALANKESLVSAGHLLDISKITPIDSEHFGLWALLQNKTLKPKSLIISASGGAFRDTPLDLIAIQNAQSALKHPNWSMGDKITIDSASMVNKLFEILETYWLFGASLKIDALIERSSIVHALVEFEDNSVIAHLASADMKLPISYAINPKLASLNASIKPLDLYALSAIKFEPISMERYTLWRYKDLLLENPKLGVVLNASNEVAMEKFLNQEIAFGGFIQIISQALELYAKKSFKLSTLDEVLALDKEVRERFGSVARV; encoded by the coding sequence ATGGTTGTTTTAGGAAGCACCGGCTCTATTGGGAAAAACGCCCTTAAAATCGCAAAAAAATTTGGCGTAGAAATAGAAGCCTTAAGCTGTGGGAAAAATATCGCTTTAATCAATGAGCAAATCCAAATTTTCAAACCCAAGAAAGTGGCGATCTTAGATCCTAGCGATTTGAATAATTTAGAGCCTTTGGGTGCGGAAGTGTTTGTAGGGCTAGACGGCATTGATGCGATGATAGAGGAGTGCGTTTCCAATTTAGTCCTTAACGCCATTGTGGGCGTAGCCGGATTGAAAGCGAGCTTTAAAAGCTTACAAAGGAACAAAAAACTAGCCCTAGCGAATAAAGAAAGTTTAGTGAGCGCGGGGCATTTGTTAGACATTTCCAAAATCACGCCCATTGATAGCGAGCATTTTGGTTTGTGGGCGTTGTTGCAAAACAAGACTTTAAAGCCTAAATCCTTAATCATTAGCGCGAGTGGGGGGGCTTTTAGGGACACGCCCTTAGATCTTATCGCTATTCAAAACGCGCAAAGCGCGCTCAAGCACCCTAATTGGAGCATGGGGGATAAAATCACCATTGATTCAGCGAGCATGGTCAATAAGCTTTTTGAAATTTTAGAAACTTATTGGCTTTTTGGCGCGTCTTTAAAGATTGACGCGCTGATTGAAAGAAGTTCTATCGTGCATGCTTTGGTGGAATTTGAAGACAACTCTGTCATCGCGCATTTAGCGAGCGCGGACATGAAACTACCCATAAGCTACGCCATTAACCCTAAACTAGCTTCTTTGAACGCTTCCATTAAACCCTTAGATTTATACGCTTTAAGCGCGATTAAATTCGAACCCATTAGCATGGAGCGCTACACTTTGTGGCGTTATAAAGATTTGTTGTTAGAAAACCCAAAGCTTGGCGTGGTGCTGAATGCGAGTAATGAAGTGGCGATGGAGAAGTTTTTAAATCAAGAAATCGCCTTTGGAGGCTTTATCCAAATCATTTCTCAAGCTTTAGAATTGTATGCTAAAAAATCTTTCAAGCTCTCTACTTTAGATGAAGTGCTAGCGTTAGATAAAGAAGTTAGGGAGCGTTTTGGAAGTGTGGCGAGAGTGTAG
- a CDS encoding beta-1,4-N-acetylgalactosaminyltransferase — protein sequence MGLKNKIKGFVKERMPFIMRCVRGFKGAKNAHESAHDRDAHCGINHEIKEMLEAKKLHSLQEKALFNHDYQESVFLAIASLNNESFIEYNKSIYKNSSLNYNYGGGGI from the coding sequence ATGGGGTTAAAAAATAAAATCAAGGGTTTTGTTAAAGAGAGAATGCCTTTTATAATGAGGTGCGTTCGTGGTTTTAAGGGGGCAAAAAACGCCCATGAAAGTGCTCATGATAGGGACGCTCATTGTGGAATCAATCATGAAATTAAGGAAATGTTAGAGGCTAAAAAACTTCATTCTCTTCAAGAAAAAGCTTTATTCAACCATGATTATCAAGAAAGCGTGTTTTTAGCTATCGCTTCTTTAAATAATGAAAGTTTCATTGAATACAATAAGAGTATTTATAAAAATAGTTCTCTTAATTATAATTATGGGGGGGGGGGCATTTAG